In Nostoc piscinale CENA21, the genomic stretch GGCATTAAAACGAGCGATCGCAGGATGTAAGGCTGATTCAAATCGCTGGCTCCAGGTTTGTTGTTGCGTCATAAAACAAAGGGGAATTGGAAGTAGGCAAATACTCTAATCCCTACTACCAACCCCCTGTCTGTGTCAACCGTAGCTGGTAAGATTGCGAAATAGCCAACCAATCACCAAACCAATCAGTAAAGCCCAGACTTGACCTGTTTGTATAAAGTGATTCCAAGCTTTCTGCACCTGACCCATAAGATTGGGGTCACTAACTTGCTGCGCCAACACCATTACATTCATCGGCAAATGCCAAAATAGCTGAAAAGTTAAATCGTTGAGGTAGTGCATACCGAGTCCCAAATAAGACCTTTATGTCATAACCTCTAGTTCTAGGTGATGTCCAGTATTTAGCCAACTTAATTCCAAGGAGTATTCGAGGTAGCGATCGCACCGTCATTACTTGGTAAAGTTTTCTTTATGTTTCAGGATTTATGTTTGTTCGTAACGTCATCAAAAGAAAAGGGTTCCTTTGCGAGGAGAGAAGGAACCCCAGTGCGTATTTGCGTAAAAAAAGAACTCTGCAATCAAGCTAATCCAGTTTATGAATTATCCCCGTCTTTCAGGAATGCAACTATGCTATGGGTGCTTTTTGCTTACGCTTCACCCATAAACCCACAACACCAGCAACAGCAACACCAGCAGTAGAAACAGGTTCTGGAACTGGTACAACAGTTCCAGATGTTATTCCTATTCTTCCAGCAGTTAAATTATCGTTGATGTCTATGACACTACTGAATCTTCCGCTAGATGCAACAGCCATAGGTAAGCCTGTAAAACCAGAAGGAAATTTTAATCCAAAACTTTCTGTTACTTCACCTTCGCTTGTACCTATGTTGTTACTAAATAGCAAATTATTTTGCATTACTTGACCAGTATGTCCCAACAAGCTGCTAGAAAATGTTCTCAAAATATTGTTAGAAGCATCTTTGAGAACGATAGACCAATCATTCAAAGAGACGCTTGTAGCAGTCGGTAGTTGGTCTATATCTACTGTATAAGTTCCAAAAAAAGAACCATTTTGTAAATCTACAGCTACTCCAGTGGAACCAGAAATAGCTTGAGGTGCGAATTCTCCAGAAATATTAAATGTTTTTAAAG encodes the following:
- a CDS encoding PEP-CTERM sorting domain-containing protein (PEP-CTERM proteins occur, often in large numbers, in the proteomes of bacteria that also encode an exosortase, a predicted intramembrane cysteine proteinase. The presence of a PEP-CTERM domain at a protein's C-terminus predicts cleavage within the sorting domain, followed by covalent anchoring to some some component of the (usually Gram-negative) cell surface. Many PEP-CTERM proteins exhibit an unusual sequence composition that includes large numbers of potential glycosylation sites. Expression of one such protein has been shown restore the ability of a bacterium to form floc, a type of biofilm.); the protein is MKPISGETQLMLTKSYKKLSQATAGIALGAAMLATVGNAPAQAVTLKTFNISGEFAPQAISGSTGVAVDLQNGSFFGTYTVDIDQLPTATSVSLNDWSIVLKDASNNILRTFSSSLLGHTGQVMQNNLLFSNNIGTSEGEVTESFGLKFPSGFTGLPMAVASSGRFSSVIDINDNLTAGRIGITSGTVVPVPEPVSTAGVAVAGVVGLWVKRKQKAPIA